A part of Rhinatrema bivittatum chromosome 16, aRhiBiv1.1, whole genome shotgun sequence genomic DNA contains:
- the C16H14orf119 gene encoding uncharacterized protein C14orf119 homolog, which produces MSLPADPGSTPLSYVTGQEMKCVLHWFLGWSASQRERFLQDLVCKAVPGKVCSLELGLEHLVMADRPPSIFQCQLRLWDQWFQNWAEDERNAFLHQLEEADPSFVAQFYQKVAGTAGKE; this is translated from the coding sequence ATGTCGCTACCGGCAGATCCTGGGAGCACCCCCCTTTCCTACGTCACGGGGCAGGAGATGAAATGTGTCCTCCACTGGTTCCTGGGCTGGTCAGCCTCGCAGCGGGAGCGCTTCCTGCAGGATCTGGTGTGTAAGGCCGTGCCTGGGAAAGTGTGCTCCTTGGAGCTGGGGCTGGAGCACCTGGTCATGGCAGACCGCCCCCCCAGCATCTTTCAGTGCCAGCTGCGGCTCTGGGACCAGTGGTTCCAGAACTGGGCTGAAGATGAGCGCAATGCATTCTTGCACCAGTTGGAGGAGGCCGATCCCAGTTTTGTAGCCCAGTTTTACCAGAAGGTAGCTGGCACTGCTGGCAAGGAATAA